The sequence below is a genomic window from Photobacterium atrarenae.
CGATGGGGATGCTGCCTTCGGCCAGCCTGAACCAGGACAAGTTCGGCATGTACGAACCTGCCGGCGGCTCCGCCCCGGACATTGCCGGGAAGAATATTGCCAACCCGGTCGCGCAAATTCTGTCCGCCGCGCTGATGCTACGCTACAGCCTGGGTGAAGAGCCCGCGGCCCGCGCCATTGAGCAAGCCGTCTCGCAGGCGCTGGAAGCCGGTGAGCTGACCGCCGATCTGGCCGGTACCCGCCCGGCACTGTCCACCAGCGAGATGGGCGACAAGATCGCCGCCTACATCCGCCAAGCATAATCAGAACGAGGAGCACCCGAGCAATGTCAAACACAGAAGCAAAAGCGCCGAAAACGCTTTACGAAAAAGTCTACGATGCCCACGTTGCCGTCGCGGCGGAAGGCGAAACCCCGATCCTGTACATCGACCGTCACCTGGTCCATGAAGTGACTTCGCCGCAGGCCTTTGACGGCCTGCGGGAGAAAGGCCGCAAGGTGCGCCAGGTCGGCAAAACTTTTGCCACCATGGATCACAACGTTTCGACCCAGACCAAAGATATTAAAGCCTCGGGCGAGATGGCCCGGATCCAGATGGAAACCCTAGCCAAGAACTGTGAAGAATTCGGCGTCACCCTGTACGACTTGAACCACAAGTACCAGGGCATCGTCCACGTCATGGGCCCTGAGCTGGGCATCACCCTGCCGGGGATGACCATTGTCTGCGGCGACTCCCACACCGCCACCCACGGCGCGTTCGGCTCGCTGGCATTTGGTATCGGCACCTCCGAAGTTGAGCACGTGCTGGCAACCCAGACCCTGAAGCAAGCCCGCGCCAAGACGATGAAGATCGAGGTCAAAGGCAAGGTCGCACCGGGCATCACCGCCAAAGATATCGTGCTGGCAATCATCGGCAAAACCACTGCCGCCGGCGGCACCGGCTATGTGGTTGAGTTCTGCGGCGAGGCCATTACTGACCTGTCAATGGAAGGCAGGATGACGGTCTGTAACATGGCCATCGAGCTGGGCGCCAAGGCCGGGCTGAT
It includes:
- the leuC gene encoding 3-isopropylmalate dehydratase large subunit; translated protein: MSNTEAKAPKTLYEKVYDAHVAVAAEGETPILYIDRHLVHEVTSPQAFDGLREKGRKVRQVGKTFATMDHNVSTQTKDIKASGEMARIQMETLAKNCEEFGVTLYDLNHKYQGIVHVMGPELGITLPGMTIVCGDSHTATHGAFGSLAFGIGTSEVEHVLATQTLKQARAKTMKIEVKGKVAPGITAKDIVLAIIGKTTAAGGTGYVVEFCGEAITDLSMEGRMTVCNMAIELGAKAGLIAPDQTTFDYVQGRKFAPTGADWDAAVAYWQTLKTDAGAEYDAVVTLDAKDIKPQVTWGTNPGQVIAVDEPIPAPSDFSDPVEQASAAKALAYMGLEAGKKLSDFAIDKVFIGSCTNSRIEDMRAAAAVAKGRKVAPNVQALVVPGSEQVKAQAEQEGLDKIFIDAGFEWRLPGCSMCLAMNNDRLGPGERCASTSNRNFEGRQGRDGRTHLVSPAMAAAAACAGHFVDIRALEPEAATA